The following proteins are encoded in a genomic region of Bacteroidota bacterium:
- a CDS encoding SprB repeat-containing protein, translating into MNIVLAFRACLILVSLLTFTSVINAKSTLVSDSITDLATVNFTTTEKDVFQSSSQFIENIGQYGDGSFYSPQLGAVEYGFEGFDMPVLFTKKGIVFLQRKIVGPTEEEREEAERALKKSGKKLSKEDELEQSKSIDKTIVMQWMGANEQVQIQAQELEQGYHTYGFLGSRANGYKAIRYINLYDGIDVEVRINKTQVNGFEYRVFAKPGADLSVIRMNYSGDLTKIKINLAGQLIVTSQIDKIKASAPIAYYSNNFNNSNSVQEKVEIAYALQNNTVSFKFPQGYDTTKPVVIDPFITSTANLTGANTGKAKDIDFDYAGNAYVTGGGDGTVYKLAKFDASGTLQWTFNGSMTLPTWSFGTYYGGWVVDKTSGNIYLGQGFAHSGGFRIIRISTTGLYDNYITTANPSFLENWKMYWNCNLGSAQLLIAGGGTNSNINMGICSPPSTVISSNNVTGIPYSGGTGWAQDMVDIIIDPLTNDMYTIYGSLIGTTSITNKIYKNTAPYSGASVAWNIPSGYSTVQEIANRPYLAGPQIDNSGNLLAVNSSYFYYWDGKNLKAFNKASGVTVGTPITLAANTALMSGGIVADECNNVFIGSINGLIKVYKFNGVLFDDAAAPDISIPGYATASVYDLAFYESQKLLFASGNGFVASIDVSSYSCNNVTYSIIATPSCATLSVSATVSPIPPAGATVTYTLFNGTTQIGTNTTGTFSGLTPAVTYTLKAFINLVCSGVVTVTNFVLPGPTISISSINPTCGNSNGSITAVGGAGTAPFTFSKDGITFQASGTFSGLTSGVYTITVKDANGCTNTALVTLLNSNGPTATISKTDAICGTSNGSVTVNLTSGIAPMTYSVNGVTFQSSNFFTGLVAGNYSVTLKDANGCKNVYSFSILNLPGPQVTAIPSATFCNSNNGSINAYGTGGVAPLEYSINGNIYQSSGLFTALAPGSYTVTVKDVNGCINTVSVTVANSPAPTVSAIATAATCNNSNGTITATGVGGTAPLLYSIDGISFQSSSYFYGLTAGIYTITVKDFYNCKNTVNVTVTNTSAPQITVSTTPSACSSNTGTITATGSLGVAPLQYSINGTSFQASNLFSALSAGNYLVQVKDANGCMSAAFAIILNTAAPTLNLVVTPTSCSASDGVITANGIGGAAPLQYSIDGVNYQASAVFSSLATGNYTISVMDANGCISTASATVNNIAGLSVSATNVSSVCTTNNGFITAVGSGGVAPLQYSINGVTFQASPLFTNLGGGIYTITVKDANGCKATTIVNLAVSAQPQLSATVVNTNCASSNGSISIVGSSGTPPYQYSINGVTYQSNSTFLNIAAGTYTVYIKDAANCIQTTSVTLTNSGVGPGISTFTVSIDDAYMCNSSLGKIKNPKVNGATCATCTYSLNNGAFVPNATNLFLNVSPGTYTVTAMDANGCTKTISVTIAIAVNSTATAVVTPANCGSTNGSITITGIGPNTPYHSSITGIGGPWASWDPTYTYSGLAPGTYIITLADDESFDIGPPIDPGGCIETITVIVPAIGGASLSLSKTDGTCNLSNGSITAIGSGGVAPYDYSIDGITYQSSGLFTNLAAGTYTVTVMDGTGCETSATITVGNSGGPSVTATVTPATCGAANGTIIASGIGTAPLQYSINTTLFQASSTFNGLAAGTYTVYVKDVANCYSTTTVVISNAPKPKVTAFAVAATCNSNNGALIAVGSLGASPYQFSIDGVTFQSNTMFLNLAAGNYTITIKDANGCISTTVATVTNLLAPTLTLLASPAACFNANGTITATVVGGVTPYQYSLNGGLFQASNVFSSVISGSHTITIKDANGCVATKNIVVSNTLGPQNLTATFVNPSCGNNNGSITATASGGVAPLQYSINGITFQASTSFTNVGPGLYTLTVKDVNGCTKNISVSLVNLPPPTLSVSSTASSCFANDGTITVLATGGTGALTYSINGINFQVSNAFYRIGKWKLYSNG; encoded by the coding sequence ATGAATATAGTCCTGGCTTTTAGGGCTTGTTTAATTTTAGTTAGTCTATTAACTTTTACTTCTGTAATTAATGCTAAATCCACTTTAGTAAGTGATTCAATTACAGACTTAGCCACAGTAAATTTTACAACTACTGAGAAGGATGTTTTTCAATCGTCTTCCCAATTTATTGAAAATATTGGGCAATATGGTGATGGATCATTTTATTCTCCTCAATTGGGTGCAGTTGAATATGGTTTTGAAGGTTTTGACATGCCTGTTTTATTTACTAAAAAAGGGATAGTGTTTTTACAAAGAAAAATTGTTGGACCAACTGAAGAAGAGCGAGAAGAAGCTGAGAGAGCCTTAAAAAAAAGTGGAAAGAAATTAAGTAAAGAAGACGAGCTAGAACAGTCAAAATCAATAGACAAAACTATTGTAATGCAATGGATGGGAGCTAATGAACAGGTTCAAATTCAAGCACAGGAGCTCGAGCAAGGCTATCACACTTATGGATTTTTAGGAAGCAGAGCAAATGGATATAAAGCTATACGCTATATTAATTTATATGATGGTATAGATGTAGAAGTTCGAATTAATAAAACCCAAGTTAACGGTTTTGAATACAGAGTTTTTGCGAAACCCGGTGCAGACTTAAGTGTTATTAGAATGAATTACTCTGGAGATTTAACTAAAATTAAAATTAACCTTGCTGGACAATTAATAGTAACTTCTCAAATTGATAAAATTAAAGCTAGTGCACCAATAGCTTACTATTCGAACAACTTTAATAACTCAAATTCAGTTCAAGAGAAAGTTGAAATTGCTTATGCTCTACAGAATAATACGGTTAGCTTTAAATTTCCTCAAGGTTACGATACTACCAAACCTGTTGTGATTGATCCATTTATTACTTCAACAGCGAATTTAACCGGTGCAAATACAGGGAAAGCTAAGGATATTGATTTTGATTATGCAGGGAATGCATACGTTACAGGTGGGGGAGATGGAACAGTTTACAAACTCGCAAAATTTGATGCTAGTGGAACATTGCAATGGACCTTTAATGGATCGATGACGCTACCAACCTGGAGTTTTGGAACATATTACGGTGGATGGGTGGTTGATAAAACATCAGGAAATATTTATTTGGGTCAGGGATTTGCACACAGTGGTGGATTTCGAATTATTAGAATTAGTACCACTGGTTTGTATGATAACTATATTACAACTGCCAATCCAAGTTTTCTTGAAAATTGGAAAATGTATTGGAATTGCAATTTAGGCTCTGCTCAATTACTTATTGCAGGTGGAGGTACAAATTCCAATATTAACATGGGTATTTGTTCCCCCCCTTCAACAGTAATTAGTTCCAACAATGTTACCGGTATTCCCTATTCAGGTGGAACCGGTTGGGCTCAAGACATGGTGGATATTATTATAGATCCTTTAACTAATGACATGTACACAATATATGGTTCATTAATAGGAACAACATCGATCACTAATAAAATTTATAAAAATACTGCTCCATACAGTGGTGCTTCAGTTGCATGGAACATTCCTTCAGGTTATTCAACGGTTCAGGAAATAGCTAATCGTCCTTATTTAGCAGGTCCCCAAATAGATAACTCCGGAAACTTATTGGCTGTAAATTCCTCTTACTTTTATTATTGGGATGGAAAAAACCTGAAAGCATTTAACAAAGCAAGTGGTGTAACTGTAGGTACCCCAATTACTTTAGCTGCGAATACAGCTTTAATGAGCGGAGGTATTGTTGCTGATGAGTGCAATAATGTTTTTATCGGTTCAATCAATGGCTTGATTAAAGTTTATAAGTTTAATGGAGTTTTGTTTGATGATGCTGCAGCACCAGACATCTCAATACCTGGCTATGCAACTGCTTCCGTATATGACTTGGCTTTTTACGAATCACAGAAATTACTTTTTGCAAGTGGAAATGGATTTGTAGCATCCATTGATGTTTCAAGTTATAGCTGTAATAATGTTACTTATTCAATTATAGCAACACCTAGTTGTGCAACGCTTTCAGTGAGTGCAACGGTAAGTCCAATTCCTCCAGCAGGTGCAACTGTAACTTATACTTTATTTAATGGAACAACTCAAATTGGTACAAATACAACCGGGACATTTTCGGGACTTACTCCGGCAGTTACTTACACACTTAAAGCATTTATTAATCTTGTTTGTAGTGGAGTTGTTACTGTTACAAATTTTGTTTTACCCGGTCCAACAATTTCAATTTCAAGTATAAATCCTACTTGTGGAAATTCAAATGGAAGCATTACAGCTGTTGGAGGTGCCGGTACTGCGCCTTTCACATTTAGTAAGGATGGAATCACATTTCAAGCAAGTGGTACGTTTTCTGGGTTAACTTCCGGCGTTTATACCATCACTGTTAAAGATGCAAATGGTTGTACGAATACTGCACTAGTTACCTTATTAAATTCGAATGGACCCACTGCAACTATTAGTAAAACGGATGCTATATGCGGTACATCAAATGGTTCAGTTACTGTAAACTTAACTAGTGGTATAGCACCAATGACCTATAGTGTTAATGGGGTTACTTTTCAAAGCAGTAATTTCTTCACAGGATTAGTTGCAGGCAATTATAGTGTGACACTTAAAGATGCAAATGGGTGTAAAAATGTGTATAGTTTTTCGATTTTAAATTTACCAGGACCACAAGTAACTGCCATACCATCAGCTACATTTTGCAATAGTAACAATGGAAGTATTAATGCTTATGGAACCGGAGGGGTTGCTCCTTTGGAATACAGTATAAATGGAAATATTTATCAAAGTAGCGGATTGTTTACTGCTTTAGCCCCTGGAAGTTATACAGTAACTGTGAAAGATGTCAACGGATGCATTAATACAGTTTCTGTTACTGTTGCGAATTCGCCTGCTCCAACTGTTTCGGCAATCGCAACAGCAGCAACATGCAACAATTCAAATGGAACAATTACTGCTACCGGAGTGGGAGGAACAGCTCCTTTATTGTATAGCATAGATGGAATTAGTTTTCAATCTTCTTCTTATTTCTATGGACTTACAGCTGGTATTTATACTATCACGGTTAAAGATTTTTATAATTGTAAAAATACAGTAAATGTTACTGTCACAAATACTTCTGCACCACAAATTACAGTAAGTACAACACCTTCTGCTTGTTCATCTAATACAGGTACTATAACTGCAACTGGAAGTTTAGGGGTAGCGCCACTTCAATATAGTATAAATGGAACAAGCTTTCAAGCCAGTAACTTATTTAGTGCATTAAGTGCAGGAAATTATTTAGTGCAAGTTAAAGATGCCAATGGATGTATGTCTGCTGCGTTTGCTATAATTTTAAACACTGCTGCTCCGACCTTAAATTTAGTAGTAACCCCAACTTCATGTAGTGCAAGCGATGGAGTGATTACTGCTAACGGAATTGGTGGTGCAGCACCTTTACAATATAGTATTGATGGAGTAAATTATCAAGCATCTGCAGTGTTTTCGAGCTTAGCTACAGGAAACTATACTATAAGTGTAATGGATGCAAATGGTTGCATAAGTACAGCTTCGGCAACAGTAAATAACATAGCTGGCTTAAGTGTAAGTGCAACCAATGTATCATCGGTATGTACAACTAATAATGGTTTTATTACAGCTGTTGGAAGTGGTGGTGTTGCACCTTTGCAGTATAGCATTAATGGCGTTACATTTCAGGCAAGCCCACTATTTACAAATTTAGGAGGGGGTATTTATACAATTACAGTTAAGGATGCAAATGGATGTAAAGCAACAACAATAGTTAATCTTGCTGTATCAGCTCAGCCGCAACTTAGTGCAACTGTTGTGAATACAAATTGTGCATCAAGCAATGGTAGTATTTCTATAGTTGGGAGTTCAGGAACTCCACCGTATCAATACAGTATAAATGGAGTTACTTATCAATCAAATAGTACATTTTTAAATATTGCAGCCGGTACTTATACAGTTTACATTAAGGACGCTGCAAATTGTATTCAAACAACCAGTGTAACTTTAACAAATAGTGGAGTAGGTCCCGGAATTTCAACTTTTACTGTGTCAATAGATGACGCATACATGTGCAATAGTAGTTTGGGAAAAATTAAAAATCCAAAAGTTAATGGTGCAACTTGTGCTACGTGTACCTATAGTTTAAATAATGGGGCCTTTGTTCCAAATGCAACTAATTTATTTTTAAATGTTAGTCCTGGCACATACACTGTAACGGCCATGGATGCAAATGGCTGTACAAAAACAATTTCGGTAACTATAGCCATTGCAGTAAATTCAACGGCAACTGCAGTTGTAACACCTGCCAATTGTGGATCAACAAATGGTTCAATTACCATCACAGGTATTGGTCCAAATACTCCTTATCATTCGAGTATAACTGGTATTGGGGGACCATGGGCAAGCTGGGATCCTACCTACACTTATTCAGGATTAGCGCCCGGAACTTATATCATTACACTTGCAGATGATGAGAGTTTTGATATCGGTCCGCCCATTGATCCAGGAGGATGTATCGAAACAATAACTGTAATAGTACCTGCTATTGGTGGTGCAAGCTTATCATTGTCAAAAACAGATGGTACTTGTAATTTAAGTAATGGAAGTATAACTGCTATAGGTAGTGGAGGAGTTGCACCTTATGATTATTCAATTGATGGAATAACTTATCAAAGTAGTGGTTTATTTACCAATTTAGCCGCTGGTACTTATACTGTAACGGTGATGGATGGAACAGGTTGTGAAACAAGTGCTACAATTACAGTTGGAAATTCAGGCGGACCATCAGTTACAGCTACAGTTACACCAGCAACTTGTGGTGCAGCCAATGGTACTATTATAGCAAGTGGAATTGGAACAGCACCGCTTCAATACAGCATTAATACTACACTTTTTCAAGCATCTTCAACTTTCAACGGTTTAGCAGCCGGTACTTATACAGTGTATGTTAAGGATGTTGCAAATTGCTATAGTACCACCACAGTAGTAATTAGTAATGCCCCCAAACCAAAAGTTACGGCCTTTGCTGTTGCAGCTACCTGCAATTCAAACAATGGTGCTTTAATCGCTGTAGGAAGCTTAGGGGCTAGTCCATATCAATTTAGTATTGACGGGGTTACTTTTCAAAGTAATACCATGTTTTTAAATTTAGCTGCCGGCAATTATACAATAACTATTAAGGATGCAAATGGATGTATTAGTACAACTGTTGCAACTGTAACTAATTTATTAGCTCCAACACTTACTTTGTTGGCAAGTCCAGCTGCATGTTTCAATGCAAATGGTACTATAACTGCAACTGTAGTGGGTGGAGTTACTCCTTATCAATATAGTTTAAATGGGGGCTTGTTTCAAGCTTCTAATGTTTTTTCTTCAGTAATAAGCGGTTCTCACACAATAACAATTAAAGATGCCAATGGTTGTGTTGCAACAAAGAATATTGTGGTATCGAATACGCTCGGACCTCAAAATCTTACAGCAACTTTTGTTAATCCTAGTTGTGGAAACAATAATGGAAGTATTACTGCTACTGCTTCAGGAGGAGTAGCACCATTGCAATACAGTATAAATGGAATAACTTTTCAAGCAAGTACTAGTTTTACTAATGTTGGTCCGGGCTTGTATACATTAACTGTGAAAGATGTAAATGGTTGTACTAAAAATATTTCTGTAAGTTTAGTAAACCTGCCGCCTCCTACACTATCGGTTTCATCAACAGCTTCTTCCTGTTTTGCGAATGATGGCACCATAACGGTTTTAGCTACTGGTGGAACCGGAGCCTTAACTTATAGTATTAATGGAATTAACTTTCAAGTATCAAATGCTTTTTACAGGATTGGCAAGTGGAAATTATACAGTAACGGTTAA
- a CDS encoding glycosyltransferase family 4 protein: MKIVILSQYFPPEVGAPQNRLFELAVRLQKMGAEITVLTAMPNYPQMQVLPAYKSKVYLHEKIENLSIHRAWIFVTKSKSIPLRLLNYFSFVFSSFWIGLFKLKKHDLLLCESPPLFLGITAYLLSRLKGSKMLFNVSDLWPESADKLGLVTNRTFLKSATLLEEFLYRKSFLISGQTQGIVKNIQHRFPSKTITWLPNGVDLSLYNFENNTSNWRAQNQFLESDFIMLYAGIIGHAQGLEVILKAAKLLQSTKRLKFILLGSGPEKEKLEAMANELKLNNVFFYPAIVKSEMPAVVSAIDISIIPLKKLDLFKGAIPSKIFENLAMKKPILLGVEGEAKELFIEEGKCGWAFEPENENDLAQKITYCLENKNQLLEFGNNGYIYVKEKFTRDKIAANFWAFLNENLHAKPTVTH; this comes from the coding sequence ATGAAAATTGTAATTCTTAGCCAGTATTTTCCACCCGAAGTTGGAGCTCCGCAAAACCGTTTGTTTGAATTGGCTGTTCGCCTTCAAAAAATGGGTGCCGAAATTACTGTGCTTACTGCAATGCCCAATTATCCGCAAATGCAGGTTTTACCGGCTTACAAATCAAAAGTTTACCTGCACGAAAAAATTGAAAATCTTTCCATCCATCGCGCTTGGATTTTTGTAACTAAAAGCAAGTCAATTCCACTGCGCTTACTCAATTATTTTTCGTTTGTTTTTAGCTCTTTTTGGATAGGATTATTTAAACTCAAGAAACACGACCTACTACTTTGTGAAAGCCCTCCTCTCTTTTTAGGAATTACAGCTTATTTATTAAGTAGATTAAAAGGTTCAAAAATGCTCTTTAATGTTTCTGACTTATGGCCCGAAAGTGCTGATAAATTAGGACTTGTAACAAACCGCACATTTTTAAAATCAGCTACATTACTTGAAGAATTTCTTTACCGTAAATCATTTTTAATAAGCGGGCAAACTCAAGGAATAGTTAAAAATATTCAACATCGATTTCCCTCTAAAACAATTACCTGGCTTCCCAATGGAGTTGATTTGAGTCTGTATAATTTTGAAAATAATACAAGCAACTGGAGGGCACAAAACCAATTTCTAGAAAGTGATTTCATTATGCTTTACGCAGGAATTATTGGTCATGCACAAGGTTTAGAAGTAATACTAAAAGCGGCAAAATTGCTCCAATCCACTAAACGGTTAAAATTTATTTTGCTTGGAAGTGGCCCCGAAAAGGAAAAGCTTGAAGCCATGGCAAATGAATTAAAACTCAACAATGTGTTTTTTTATCCGGCTATTGTGAAATCTGAAATGCCTGCAGTTGTATCTGCGATTGATATTTCGATTATTCCATTAAAAAAATTAGACCTTTTTAAAGGTGCGATTCCTTCAAAAATTTTCGAAAACCTTGCAATGAAAAAGCCCATTTTATTAGGTGTTGAAGGAGAGGCTAAAGAATTATTTATTGAGGAAGGAAAATGCGGTTGGGCTTTTGAACCCGAGAATGAAAACGACCTTGCCCAAAAAATTACCTATTGTCTTGAAAATAAAAACCAACTGCTAGAGTTTGGTAATAATGGATATATTTACGTTAAAGAAAAATTTACCCGAGATAAAATAGCAGCAAATTTTTGGGCGTTTTTAAACGAAAACCTTCATGCTAAACCAACTGTTACACACTAA
- a CDS encoding O-antigen ligase family protein codes for MLYSENKSYGWADLQTKLSMLLFPLLLNFSQFEQQETKKIQQFFLAGVVIASVSLLGRATFYYFYEHLNYFYYVDFSVFLHPSYFGMMINLALIFILLDAPNLGISSSLVRITLLLFFSLIILLLSSKLALISCLLIFIGVGIYRILHSKNYFTGIVFLLLFIAASASIIYTVPELNQRIQNARVVLNANSIDKTDAESNAVRILVWQAATAAFLENGMVGTGTGDVKDELFKHYKLNGYTGALEHRLNAHNQFLQTGVALGYFGFVLFLLSIIAPASVALKSKNYVYVSFILLVVLNFLTESMLESEAGVFIFAFFNSLLFFRKM; via the coding sequence ATGCTTTACTCCGAAAATAAAAGCTATGGTTGGGCCGATTTACAAACCAAACTGAGCATGTTGCTTTTTCCTTTGCTTTTAAACTTCTCCCAATTCGAACAACAGGAAACAAAAAAAATTCAGCAATTCTTTTTAGCCGGTGTTGTAATTGCCTCTGTTAGCTTATTAGGAAGAGCCACTTTCTATTACTTTTATGAGCATTTAAATTATTTCTACTATGTAGATTTCTCTGTTTTCTTGCATCCTTCCTATTTTGGAATGATGATCAACTTAGCGTTAATTTTCATTTTATTGGATGCACCTAATTTGGGAATAAGTTCAAGCTTAGTTCGAATCACTTTACTATTGTTTTTTTCACTCATCATTCTGCTATTATCTTCTAAACTGGCATTAATCAGCTGCTTACTAATTTTTATAGGAGTTGGAATTTACCGAATACTTCATTCGAAAAACTACTTTACCGGAATAGTATTTTTGCTCTTATTTATAGCTGCATCTGCATCAATTATTTATACAGTTCCCGAACTAAATCAACGTATTCAAAATGCACGCGTTGTTCTGAATGCCAACAGCATCGATAAAACAGATGCTGAAAGCAATGCCGTTAGAATTTTAGTTTGGCAAGCAGCCACAGCCGCATTCCTTGAAAACGGAATGGTGGGTACCGGCACCGGCGATGTGAAAGATGAACTATTTAAACACTATAAATTAAATGGATATACTGGTGCACTGGAGCACCGCTTAAATGCACACAATCAATTTTTACAAACCGGTGTTGCCTTAGGATATTTCGGTTTTGTTTTATTCTTGCTAAGTATAATTGCACCAGCGAGTGTTGCTCTGAAAAGCAAAAATTATGTGTATGTTTCCTTTATATTGTTGGTTGTATTGAATTTCCTAACCGAATCGATGCTCGAATCGGAAGCCGGTGTTTTTATTTTTGCCTTCTTTAATTCGCTTTTATTTTTCAGGAAAATGTAA
- a CDS encoding DegT/DnrJ/EryC1/StrS family aminotransferase, translating to MIPFSPPRIDQKIIDAVTETLLSGWITTGPKTKLFEKELTRYCGNKSTICLNSATAGLEIMLRWFGVGEGDEVILPAYTYSATANVVMHTGARPVFVDTIENNFLISVAAIEKAITTKTKVIMPVDFAGMPCDFDAINALVNRADVKTKFAPNSDAQKTLGRILVLADAAHSVGAVYKGKKSGSLTDVSVFSFHAVKNLTTAEGGAVALNLPAPFDNEAIYQQLCISSLHGQNKDALAKMQKGNWKYDIIEAGYKCNMTDMCAAIGLVEIARYDSDTLVKRKHIVDVYNQKLKNYSWANLPVHQVQSEQTESCYHLYPLRINGITEIQRDAIMQLIFDQDVSVNVHFIPLPMLSFYKNQGYNISNYPNAYAHFANEITLPVFYNLTDEQLNQVLTAVISAVEKVIKA from the coding sequence ATGATCCCATTTTCGCCTCCACGCATTGATCAAAAAATAATTGACGCAGTTACTGAAACCTTATTGTCGGGCTGGATTACCACCGGACCAAAAACAAAATTATTTGAAAAGGAACTTACTCGGTATTGTGGAAATAAATCAACTATTTGTCTCAACTCGGCTACTGCTGGTTTAGAAATTATGTTGCGTTGGTTTGGGGTTGGTGAAGGCGATGAAGTAATTTTACCTGCCTATACCTATTCAGCTACTGCCAATGTTGTAATGCATACAGGTGCTCGTCCGGTTTTTGTGGATACAATCGAAAATAATTTTTTAATTTCTGTTGCAGCTATCGAAAAGGCTATTACTACTAAAACTAAAGTAATTATGCCGGTTGATTTTGCAGGAATGCCTTGTGATTTTGACGCAATAAATGCACTTGTAAATAGAGCTGATGTTAAAACTAAATTTGCTCCCAACTCCGATGCACAAAAAACGCTAGGACGAATTTTGGTTTTAGCCGATGCTGCCCACTCGGTTGGTGCAGTATACAAAGGAAAAAAATCGGGTAGCCTAACCGATGTATCTGTTTTTTCATTTCATGCAGTAAAAAATTTAACTACCGCAGAAGGTGGTGCTGTGGCACTTAATTTACCTGCTCCCTTTGACAACGAGGCTATTTACCAACAGTTATGCATTAGTTCCTTACATGGACAAAACAAAGATGCATTAGCTAAAATGCAAAAAGGAAATTGGAAATACGATATTATTGAAGCCGGATATAAATGCAACATGACCGATATGTGCGCTGCAATTGGTTTAGTTGAAATAGCTCGCTATGATTCAGATACATTAGTAAAACGAAAGCATATAGTAGATGTTTACAATCAAAAATTAAAAAATTATTCTTGGGCAAACCTTCCGGTTCACCAAGTTCAAAGTGAACAAACCGAATCGTGTTATCACTTATATCCCTTGCGAATAAACGGTATTACCGAGATACAACGCGATGCAATTATGCAGCTTATTTTTGATCAAGATGTTTCAGTTAATGTGCATTTTATTCCACTTCCAATGCTGAGTTTCTACAAAAATCAAGGATACAACATTAGCAATTACCCAAATGCTTACGCACATTTTGCAAACGAAATAACCCTACCGGTATTTTATAATTTAACCGACGAACAATTAAACCAAGTTCTTACAGCAGTTATTAGTGCAGTTGAAAAAGTAATTAAAGCTTAA
- a CDS encoding transglutaminase family protein, which yields MTKNELSALISLLDDPDEKIFQEIREKIKSIGSEVIPLLENAWETSFDSLLQNRVENLIHTIQFESINQDLSIWAQAGGHDLLSGVLLIARYQYPDLNEKKVRAHIDQMRNDVWLELNANLTALEKVRVINHILFDVHGFSGNTQNFHAPQNSYINNVLESKKGNPLSLSILYTIIAQGLNIPIFGVNLPEHFILAYVEESTHLPILAGNPSPKVIFYINPFSKGSAFSYKEIDSFLKQLKLDPDKMYYEPCSNIDMISRLIRNLIFSFEKLGYPDKSKEMQLLLNCVSR from the coding sequence ATGACAAAAAACGAATTAAGTGCACTCATAAGTTTACTGGATGATCCTGATGAAAAAATATTTCAGGAAATAAGAGAAAAAATTAAATCAATTGGAAGTGAAGTTATTCCATTGCTTGAGAATGCCTGGGAAACATCATTTGACTCCTTGCTACAAAACAGAGTTGAGAATTTAATTCATACCATACAATTTGAAAGTATCAATCAAGATTTAAGCATTTGGGCTCAAGCGGGAGGTCATGATTTACTGAGTGGAGTTCTCCTAATTGCACGATATCAGTATCCCGATTTAAACGAAAAAAAAGTACGGGCACACATTGATCAAATGCGCAACGATGTTTGGCTGGAACTAAATGCCAATTTAACGGCACTCGAAAAGGTGCGCGTAATTAATCATATTTTGTTTGATGTTCATGGTTTTAGTGGTAATACTCAAAATTTTCATGCACCTCAAAATTCCTACATCAACAATGTACTCGAAAGTAAAAAGGGCAATCCATTATCGCTTTCAATTTTGTATACCATCATTGCTCAAGGTTTAAATATTCCCATTTTTGGTGTGAATTTGCCCGAGCATTTTATTTTAGCGTATGTTGAAGAAAGTACTCACTTGCCAATATTGGCAGGCAATCCAAGCCCGAAAGTTATTTTTTACATCAATCCATTTAGTAAAGGTTCTGCATTTAGTTATAAGGAAATAGATTCATTTTTAAAGCAATTAAAATTGGATCCCGATAAAATGTATTACGAACCATGCTCCAATATTGATATGATTTCGCGCTTGATTCGTAACCTAATTTTTTCGTTTGAAAAGTTGGGATATCCTGATAAGTCAAAAGAGATGCAACTCTTGTTGAATTGTGTGAGCCGTTAA